The Sporosarcina ureae genome includes a region encoding these proteins:
- the greA gene encoding transcription elongation factor GreA, with protein MVSEKKFPMTAAGKAKLEEELEYLKTVKRVEVVERIKIARSYGDLSENSEYDSAKEDQAFVEGKISSIEGMIRNAVIITEDELNTDEVHLGKTVTFKEIPDGEQETYTIVGSAEANPMEGLISNDSPIAKALIGRKKDEIVKIQTPGGEMSVEILEIK; from the coding sequence ACAGCTGCAGGTAAAGCAAAGCTAGAAGAAGAACTAGAGTATTTGAAAACGGTTAAACGTGTAGAAGTAGTAGAACGCATCAAAATTGCACGTAGTTACGGTGATTTATCGGAAAACTCCGAGTACGATTCGGCAAAAGAAGATCAAGCATTTGTTGAAGGAAAGATTTCTTCTATAGAAGGAATGATACGTAATGCGGTCATTATCACAGAAGATGAATTGAATACGGATGAAGTGCATTTAGGCAAGACAGTTACTTTTAAAGAAATTCCTGATGGTGAACAAGAGACGTATACGATTGTTGGTTCTGCTGAAGCGAACCCGATGGAAGGTCTGATCTCGAACGACTCTCCCATTGCGAAAGCATTAATTGGTCGAAAAAAAGATGAAATAGTTAAGATTCAGACTCCCGGCGGTGAAATGTCAGTAGAAATTCTCGAGATAAAATGA